A stretch of the Chrysiogenia bacterium genome encodes the following:
- a CDS encoding tetratricopeptide repeat protein, whose translation MKKLFQPLLVIALLLGGCAQLGGPRPEGKVLMGEQAWGELRPEAIAEYLRGEMLSQDGNFAGALEAFGAAQKADPESKYLLYRLYHAHLTVGDIQSAEQTVQRVLTLDPQDGRAHYLLGKLYYQTKRPELSLVQFREALAAEPNNLEYMLFYGLLLAETERYDEAVSVLTDFLEVRPDTDIVHFSLAKIYAIRQDFDRAEAHFRRTIEINPNFRAAYVELLRIYEQEEATEKIAALYKLLLQNVDPENVQLRAQLAELFVKQKRLGEAAQLYEDIQRESPLDAKVMAKLGLIYFQQERYAEAVPQFQLFLAGDPTNDIVRYYLALCFERLGNHEKAREALESIKFGSQTHLDAVVYLSYLDEEADEVDDAIERLRAALAQYPGEVRLVSRIGDVLRRAERTAESIEYLEDAVKRHPENADLLFSLGMAYDANDQLVRMETAMKKVLELNPQHYNALNYLGYTWADKGLHLEEAEDMVRRALALKPGDGYITDSLGWVYYRQGRLKEAVATIEEAVRLAPDDAQIVAHLGEVYEAVGELEKALAAWEQAHELVDKEDVRQKKLRDEIESHINALRKRLGRG comes from the coding sequence GTGAAGAAACTTTTTCAACCACTGCTGGTCATCGCGCTGCTGCTGGGCGGCTGCGCGCAGCTCGGCGGCCCCCGGCCCGAGGGCAAAGTCCTCATGGGCGAGCAGGCCTGGGGCGAGCTGCGCCCCGAGGCGATCGCCGAGTATCTGCGCGGCGAGATGCTCTCGCAGGACGGAAACTTCGCCGGCGCGCTCGAAGCATTCGGCGCCGCCCAGAAGGCCGATCCCGAGTCCAAGTATCTGCTCTACCGCCTCTACCACGCGCACCTGACCGTGGGTGACATCCAGAGCGCGGAGCAAACCGTCCAGCGCGTCCTGACCCTCGATCCCCAGGACGGGCGGGCCCACTACCTGCTGGGCAAGCTCTACTACCAGACCAAGCGTCCCGAGCTCTCGCTCGTGCAGTTTCGCGAAGCACTTGCCGCCGAACCAAACAACCTCGAGTACATGCTTTTCTACGGCCTGCTGCTGGCCGAGACCGAGCGCTACGACGAAGCGGTATCCGTGCTCACCGACTTCCTCGAAGTGCGCCCCGATACCGACATCGTCCATTTTTCGCTGGCAAAGATTTACGCCATCCGGCAGGACTTCGACCGGGCCGAGGCGCACTTCCGCCGCACCATCGAGATCAACCCGAACTTCCGCGCCGCCTATGTCGAGCTGCTGCGTATTTACGAGCAGGAAGAGGCGACCGAGAAGATCGCTGCCCTCTACAAGCTGCTGCTTCAGAACGTCGATCCCGAGAACGTGCAGCTCCGCGCGCAACTGGCGGAACTTTTCGTCAAGCAAAAGCGCCTTGGAGAAGCCGCCCAGCTCTACGAGGACATCCAGCGCGAGTCGCCCCTCGATGCCAAGGTCATGGCCAAGCTCGGGCTGATCTACTTCCAGCAGGAGCGCTACGCCGAGGCCGTGCCCCAGTTCCAGCTCTTCCTGGCGGGCGATCCCACCAACGACATCGTTCGCTACTACCTGGCGCTTTGTTTCGAGCGGCTGGGCAATCACGAAAAGGCGCGCGAGGCGCTCGAGAGCATCAAGTTCGGATCGCAGACCCACCTCGACGCGGTGGTCTACCTCTCCTATCTGGACGAGGAAGCCGACGAGGTCGACGACGCCATTGAGCGGCTGCGCGCCGCGCTGGCGCAGTATCCGGGCGAGGTGCGGCTGGTAAGCCGCATCGGCGACGTGCTGCGCCGCGCCGAGCGCACTGCTGAGTCCATCGAGTATCTCGAGGACGCGGTGAAGCGCCATCCCGAAAACGCCGACCTGCTCTTCTCGCTGGGAATGGCCTATGACGCCAACGACCAGCTCGTGCGCATGGAAACAGCGATGAAGAAGGTGCTCGAGCTCAACCCCCAGCACTACAACGCGCTCAACTATCTGGGTTACACCTGGGCCGACAAGGGCCTGCACCTCGAAGAAGCCGAAGACATGGTGCGCCGCGCGCTGGCCCTCAAGCCCGGCGACGGATACATCACCGACTCTCTCGGCTGGGTCTACTACCGGCAGGGACGCCTGAAAGAAGCCGTCGCCACCATCGAAGAGGCCGTGCGCCTGGCACCCGACGACGCGCAGATCGTCGCCCACCTGGGCGAGGTCTACGAAGCCGTCGGCGAGCTGGAAAAAGCGCTGGCCGCGTGGGAGCAGGCCCACGAGCTCGTCGACAAGGAAGACGTCCGCCAGAAGAAACTGCGCGATGAAATCGAGTCACACATCAACGCCCTGCGCAAGCGGCTCGGCCGCGGGTAG